A stretch of Phaeodactylum tricornutum CCAP 1055/1 chromosome 26, whole genome shotgun sequence DNA encodes these proteins:
- a CDS encoding predicted protein: protein MKALIRKRIMWSKRTATTEQKASASLSFASLSALPSLRDRKEATVSTPNTSIGSVGEEEAWTSKRSFRLFGRRNKRKLSPQSRSAPSSIPRTTRKIEAFSNETNSVHSRFLSQIRRRACSTLNNKGRNGLISKTHDLRDPGQCKALTTPRETTRLKCSREIDVLSNCTGLAKASQSESNSFLHEASAFDDAARAGGEELLVDVPVSNGYSVMASLQHLYCEYLCGGSNSEREHSFDTQSVYDLITSYLGTAQSQEQLYAGRAKRLLENPAVLENFERVFERHLKAGLAAKLMEEDEGELEQSGPQSSLAAPSQLPQSLLRSRFFTYKAGSKHHTPRQSLRKPRKVQHHVSLHRINAVNEAASSVTAPVAQATKGHPATCHCQKHTAPIVPPQLWPQGQLLMRPTPGSGVRIRGIRFAKATSSSYLWQASDYPSGQSPVTWPQALQDHWKEANVHISATAMPEGHDELLQRLQSYRMCPNCMILPVNNGNEPDGESLVTDFESDLFVGTMLVRLRHTQGTTPEPYNDQIGYFANVKRRYQVVMRGRFKQSIPWTRCVAGLELTRKTARLPAKCVVKGAMKVISFLAPQLDAQLEGSHPHSLTPLGSTAQSLRVQRNTPSSIENNYDEFDLEAKLEEPTRDEETLLGKASTASSTTSRARFRKKGFDKVFGSKEASLQTNPEDIYTFEFLQHLFNFQEFSIELSSLFGSIHLQDCLDGQPLQIVAKHKDSNNTRLWSFDVWHECLYREAVAFDERNCD, encoded by the exons ATGAAGGCCTTGATTCGCAAGCGGATTATGTGGAGCAAGAGGACCGCCACGACGGAGCAAAAGGCTTCCGCTTCTCTTTCGTTtgcctcactgtcagcactCCCTTCGCTGCGAGACAGAAAGGAAGCAACGGTTTCAACCCCCAATACATCAATCGGGAGTGTGGGTGAGGAAGAGGCTTGGACGTCGAAACGATCTTTTCGCTTGTTTGGGCGTAGGAATAAACGCAAGCTGAGCCCTCAGTCTCGTTCTGCCCCATCCAGCATTCCAAGaacaacaaggaaaatcGAGGCTTTCAGTAACGAGACAAACTCAGTTCACAGTCGATTTCTTTCCCAAATAAGGCGTCGTGCATGTAGCACTTTGAACAACAAGGGCCGGAACGGACTAATAAGCAAAACACATGATCTTCGGGACCCAGGCCAGTGTAAGGCCTTGACGACACCGCGCGAAACTACC CGATTGAAATGTAGTCGCGAAATCGACGTCCTGTCCAATTGTACCGGACTGGCTAAAGCATCACAATCCGAGTCAAATTCGTTCTTGCACGAGGCAAGTGCGTTTGACGATGCAGCTAGAGCAGGAGGAGAGGAACTCCTTGTGGACGTGCCAGTGTCGAATGGTTATTCGGTCATGGCTAGTTTGCAACATTTGTACTGTGAATATCTGTGTGGAGGCAGCAATTCCGAAAGAGAGCATAGTTTTGATACGCAGTCCGTGTACGACTTGATTACCTCATATCTTGGTACAGCGCAATCTCAAGAACAACTCTATGCTGGTCGTGCGAAGCGATTGTTAGAAAATCCAGCCGTTCTAGAAAATTTTGAACGTGTTTTTGAGCGACACCTGAAGGCGGGGTTAGCGGCCAAGctcatggaagaagacgagggGGAATTGGAGCAGTCAGGACCGCAATCTAGTCTTGCTGCGCCGTCTCAACTTCCGCAATCCCTACTGCGCTCACGTTTCTTTACTTATAAAGCTGGTTCTAAGCATCACACGCCTCGCCAATCTCTCCGAAAACCCCGCAAGGTTCAGCACCACGTAAGTCTCCACCGCATCAATGCGGTAAACGAGGCGGCGTCATCTGTGACAGCTCCCGTCGCTCAAGCCACCAAGGGGCATCCGGCAACTTGCCATTGTCAAAAGCATACCGCGCCGATCGTCCCACCACAGCTTTGGCCCCAAGGTCAACTTTTGATGCGACCTACACCTGGATCTGGCGTTCGTATCAGAGGCATTCGTTTTGCCAAGGcaacatcgtcgtcgtatttgTGGCAAGCGTCCGACTATCCGTCTGGTCAATCCCCTGTGACCTGGCCACAAGCTTTGCAGGACCACTGGAAAGAGGCGAACGTGCATATATCTGCAACTGCCATGCCAGAAGGTCATGACGAGCTCCTGCAGCGTCTGCAGTCCTATCGCATGTGCCCAAACTGTATGATCCTTCCCGTGAATAATGGAAATGAGCCCGACGGAGAATCGCTAGTGACAGATTTTGAATCGGACTTATTTGTCGGCACTATGCTGGTCCGGTTACGTCACACACAAGGTACTACACCGGAACCATACAATGATCAGATCGGGTACTTTGCCAATGTGAAACGACGTTACCAAGTGGTGATGCGCGGTCGTTTCAAGCAAAGTATTCCGTGGACACGTTGTGTGGCGGGTTTGGAGCTGACTCGCAAGACGGCGCGTTTGCCCGCAAAATGCGTCGTCAAGGGGGCCATGAAAGTCATAAGCTTCCTTGCGCCACAACTAGATGCGCAATTGGAAGGTTCCCATCCCCATAGTTTGACGCCACTCGGTAGCACGGCGCAATCCCTCAGGGTGCAGCGTAATACGCCATCAAGTATTGAGAATAACTACGATGAATTCGATCTTGAAGCCAAGTTAGAAGAACCAACTCGTGACGAAGAAACTTTGCTAGGAAAAGCAAGTACGGCAAGTAGTACAACGTCACGAGCTCGCTTTCGGAAAAAGGGCTTTGATAAAGTATTTGGGAGCAAGGAGGCAAGTCTGCAAACCAATCCGGAGGACATATATACGTTTGAGTTTCTGCAGCACTTGTTCAACTTTCAGGAGTTTTCCATTGAGCTCAGTTCCCTCTTTGGCAGTATCCATTTGCAGGACTGC
- a CDS encoding predicted protein, giving the protein MLSRIRSLLACFILMTAFTSLIFTIKVERQRHSDLASIQAPRQEARHSVGSPSSREKRKSHETPGKNTNTAYSQRSRKTRESPRQAHDRTRPGFVPPFREQQNTKNLDRPAFHDLLGPNRTIVGDVQFLLDFAVIGFGKCGTTTMMNWLADHSEVQCFRQEIWELMYGNVDTLISLLYFDLLPGSEYKRGYKNPGEITQPHILASFRRYWPRTKLLIGVRHPVKWFESLYNFRVQNLHQQGDEMPHPNRLIGRCSVGTKNTCTDKGNFAYSLLRLGKTNKSGPRMATRLEDGIVGHYRRQWYNVSQVPYMPNPVFLFEVSQLADTNVTRASEFRRDVQDFLGLRQPLPDVPHDRPGKNVENVTEQAYKDARKIDICNDEFKPVRRDLMRVAHSNSEWLRTVFLKHELDVSFSSPAYLHEILESWSRDPCRIDAELIVPEGVLSLRNHA; this is encoded by the exons ATGTTGTCAAGGATTCGCAGCCTGTTAGCCTGTTTCATTTTGATGACTGCATTCACGAGCCTTATTTTTACAATCAAAGTGGAACGACAGCGACATTCTGATCTGGCGTCGATTCAGGCGCCGAGGCAAGAAGCGAGACATTCTGTAGGATCACCGTCGTCGAGGGAGAAGCGAAAGTCCCACGAGACCCCAGGGAAAAATACAAACACGGCCTATTCGCAGCGATCAAGAAAAACACGCGAGTCACCACGGCAAGCACACGATCGGACCAGACCAGGATTTGTTCCTCCATTTCGAGAGCAACAGAATACCAAGAACCTTGATCGTCCAGCATTTCACGATTTGCTTGGGCCCAACCGCACCATTGTTGGAGACGTCCAGTTTTTGCTTGATTTTGCGGTTATCGGTTTTGGAAAATGCGGTACCACCACCATGATGAACTGGCTAGCGGATCATTCCGAGGTCCAGTGTTTTAGACAAGAAATCTGGGAGCTAATGTACGGTAACGTGGACACTTTGATTTCGCTACTTTATTTTGATTTGCTTCCCGGTTCGGAGTACAAGCGGGGGTACAAGAATCCGGGCGAAATAACGCAACCTCACATCTTGGCTTCCTTTCGGAGATATTGGCCACGAACGAAGCTGCTTATTGGTGTACGGCATCCCGTGAAGTGGTTCGAGAGTCTCTACAACT TTCGTGTACAGAACTTGCACCAACAAGGTGACGAGATGCCCCATCCCAACAGACTCATTGGTCGGTGCTCCGTGGGTACGAAAAACACATGCACGGACAAGGGCAACTTTGCCTACAGTTTACTCCGGCTAGGGAAGACGAACAAAAGTGGGCCCCGGATGGCGACACGTCTAGAAGACGGCATTGTGGGCCACTATCGCCGACAATGGTACAATGTTTCGCAAGTTCCGTACATGCCGAATCCGGTGTTTTTATTTGAAGTCTCCCAGTTGGCGGACACGAACGTTACACGAGCAAgcgaatttcgacgagacGTGCAAGACTTTTTGGGATTACGGCAGCCCCTACCGGATGTCCCCCACGACCGACCGGGCAAGAACGTCGAGAACGTCACGGAGCAGGCTTACAAGGATGCGCGAAAGATCGACATTTGCAATGACGAATTCAAACCGGTGCGTCGCGATTTGATGCGGGTGGCCCATTCGAATTCCGAATGGCTGCGGACTGTCTTTCTAAAGCACGAATTGGACGTGTCTTTCTCATCCCCCGCGTACTTACACGAGATTTTGGAGTCGTGGAGTCGCGACCCCTGTCGAATCGACGCCGAACTCATTGTGCCGGAAGGAGTATTATCTCTACGCAATCACGCATAA
- a CDS encoding predicted protein: MDAKLRRTRGTMPKPPGRQTYHSSVVWGMLSILGLAFCWVNALYLLRLVEQTSTDLQASEVIVHAARANASVLFEPNQLPHDHTLIHPDKAPILNLLQEAGLDVRTLSSEIVASIPSWSQVTALYGHQPRIYGMDQGVCDAFQQSSNPAEHFLGVAGTFNTGTNLLAALLIQNCHLPARIKVHGPGSPGIRWQVPWGKHTPVDDEDFRQRHKAAHDQDLEADNVLAAVAIRDPAVWMASMCRHPYAMRWQLTARKDTNGTIHCPHFVMEETDGTNHSVPVHVRYSNFTRHYESMVHHWNEWYGAYLDVSWPRLLLRFEDLIFHPRQVTQKVCECAGGKLNSGPFRYMVESAKKGAVHGTKKTNYVDAIVRYGTSNHHWKGMSRADLAYVKQHLDPRLMQIFGYSYPTQPDM; this comes from the coding sequence ATGGACGCGAAGCTACGACGGACGAGAGGCACAATGCCCAAGCCTCCGGGCCGACAAACGTATCATTCTTCCGTCGTTTGGGGAATGCTGTCCATTCTGGGCCTCGCTTTTTGCTGGGTCAATGCCTTGTATCTTCTTCGTTTGGTAGAACAAACCTCGACTGACCTGCAAGCGTCGGAAGTGATCGTCCACGCAGCAAGGGCGAACGCTAGCGTGTTGTTCGAACCCAACCAACTACCGCACGACCATACATTGATACACCCCGACAAGGCCCCAATCCTGAATCTGTTGCAAGAAGCTGGTCTGGACGTGCGCACCCTGTCGTCCGAAATCGTGGCATCCATCCCGTCCTGGTCACAAGTCACGGCACTGTACGGGCACCAACCCCGCATCTACGGGATGGATCAAGGCGTCTGCGACGCCTTTCAACAATCTTCCAACCCCGCCGAACATTTCTTGGGCGTTGCGGGAACATTCAACACGGGGACAAATCTCTTGGCCGCGCTCTTGATTCAAAATTGCCACCTTCCCGCCCGCATAAAAGTTCACGGCCCTGGATCCCCCGGCATACGGTGGCAGGTGCCTTGGGGTAAGCACACGCCGGTGGACGATGAAGATTTTCGACAACGGCACAAAGCGGCTCACGACCAAGACCTCGAGGCGGACAATGTCTTGGCTGCCGTCGCGATTCGGGATCCCGCCGTCTGGATGGCTTCCATGTGTCGACATCCGTACGCCATGCGATGGCAGCTAACTGCAAGGAAGGATACCAACGGTACCATACACTGTCCACATTTCGTGATGGAGGAAACGGACGGAACCAACCACTCGGTCCCGGTTCATGTGCGGTACTCCAATTTCACTCGGCATTACGAAAGCATGGTCCATCATTGGAACGAATGGTACGGTGCGTACCTCGACGTGTCCTGGCCGAGATTGCTCCTACGATTCGAAGACTTGATTTTCCATCCCAGGCAAGTGACCCAGAAGGTCTGTGAATGCGCCGGTGGCAAACTTAATAGTGGACCATTCCGCTACATGGTGGAGTCGGCCAAAAAGGGCGCAGTTCACGGAACGAAAAAGACTAACTATGTCGACGCCATTGTACGCTACGGAACCTCGAACCATCACTGGAAAGGCATGAGCAGAGCCGACCTTGCTTACGTCAAACAGCATCTTGATCCTAGGCTAATGCAAATCTTTGGCTACTCGTATCCAACCCAACCAGATATGTGA
- a CDS encoding predicted protein, giving the protein MYETLRRTDRNRAKRTSCPPVLFTFDVNGANGGAGKSSVQLPVRKTKTKLTTKRSACARRKSSSSEKPQKVHSPPKSDRAASHARSYLRQPVERRCSRSRNLLKTYPSFADAERSCGLSHGILTKQFSSNGVRGEVRCQGYLWIRLPVTPFKCVEVINAGTQKVIRTLETRLIAAMDAGVLPSTISAWIKSGKEVNGKIYRYVDQVQTPNESTTELFPHTEPDLQQDAVTAGGRFIDLLNASTGEKKSFSSFTAAERAMGWARGSVSRKVIMSSQPINGMEWRLPRENLQSRNFAHSARGRARSTSSMDRHTSRAFTIPEPLVFGSLRAAPENRTHQSGVEEIDVRSGRVLKQFDSAEEAEIARGLRPTSVRDALSRSSPLAGGSFWRRVLDTQGPCRGLNANGMSVAKILVPVEQLEIRFDVDLVLGTYNSIEAAEMDQDVNPTTIRDALSREYPLANGFFWRRFGERRTPASCRKTQSTGIAVPVEQLDLCASNDYRVLRSFQSVEEAEEELGLAPTTIRDALQRKKPLAAGFFWRRHGETRSPEQMVTTLLARTQNGLLQEGNTPRSFSVRKATARKSPGGMAPEQCVS; this is encoded by the coding sequence ATGTACGAAACTTTACGAAGGACGGATCGTAACCGTGCCAAGCGAACGAGTTGCCCTCCCGTATTGTTTACCTTTGACGTCAATGGCGCCAACGGAGGCGCAGGTAAATCCTCGGTGCAGCTACCTGTGCGAAAAACAAAGACCAAGCTCACAACGAAGCGATCCGCATGTGCTCGACGTAAATCTTCGAGCTCCGAGAAACCCCAAAAGGTACATTCTCCTCCAAAGTCTGATCGTGCGGCGTCGCATGCTCGCTCATATTTAAGACAACCCGTGGAAAGGCGATGCAGTCGCAGCAGAAACCTTCTCAAAACGTACCCATCTTTCGCCGACGCGGAGAGGAGTTGTGGCTTATCACATGGAATCTTGACGAAGCAATTTAGTTCCAACGGAGTGAGAGGAGAAGTCCGATGTCAAGGCTACCTATGGATACGTTTACCCGTCACTCCCTTCAAATGTGTGGAAGTAATCAATGCTGGCACTCAAAAAGTTATTCGCACTTTGGAGACGAGATTGATTGCCGCAATGGATGCCGGCGTTTTACCGTCCACCATCTCCGCCTGGATCAAGTCTGGTAAAGAAGTGAATGGCAAAATTTATCGTTACGTTGATCAGGTACAGACACCCAACGAATCTACAACCGAGCTTTTCCCACATACAGAACCAGATTTGCAGCAAGATGCGGTCACTGCAGGTGGTCGATTTATTGATCTGCTGAACGCAAGTACAGGGGAAAAGAAATCCTTCTCTAGCTTTACAGCCGCGGAGAGGGCAATGGGCTGGGCTCGCGGATCGGTCAGTCGGAAGGTTATCATGTCGTCTCAACCTATAAATGGAATGGAGTGGAGGCTACCACGGGAAAATCTCCAGTCGAGAAATTTTGCGCATTCAGCACGGGGGCGGGCAAGGTCAACCTCTTCGATGGACAGACATACCAGTAGAGCGTTCACAATCCCGGAACCTCTTGTGTTTGGGTCACTTCGAGCCGCGCCAGAAAACCGGACACATCAGTCCGGTGTTGAAGAAATAGACGTTCGGTCCGGTCGCGTTTTGAAGCAATTTGATTCtgccgaagaagcggaaATTGCCAGAGGGCTTCGGCCAACCTCTGTACGCGATGCGCTTTCTCGCAGTTCTCCCCTTGCCGGTGGGTCCTTTTGGCGCCGTGTTTTAGATACACAAGGGCCTTGTAGAGGACTTAATGCCAATGGCATGTCAGTGGCGAAGATTTTGGTTCCAGTGGAACAACTGGAAATTCGGTTTGACGTAGACTTGGTATTGGGAACGTACAATTCTATTGAAGCAGCGGAAATGGATCAGGATGTGAACCCCACTACAATCCGTGATGCTCTCTCGCGTGAGTATCCCCTGGCGAACGGATTTTTTTGGCGTCGTTTCGGTGAACGGCGCACGCCCGCATCATGTCGGAAAACCCAGTCGACTGGAATCGCCGTGCCCGTTGAGCAGTTGGATCTTTGTGCAAGCAACGACTATCGAGTTCTGCGTTCTTTCCAATCAGTTGAAGAAGCGGAGGAGGAACTGGGTCTTGCCCCAACGACAATCCGGGATGCCCTCCAGCGCAAGAAACCGCTGGCTGCGGGGTTCTTCTGGCGTCGTCACGGGGAGACGCGAAGTCCCGAGCAAATGGTTACAACTCTGCTGGCGAGGACACAAAATGGTCTATTGCAGGAAGGAAATACACCAAGGTCTTTCTCAGTTAGAAAGGCCACGGCGCGAAAGAGTCCGGGTGGGATGGCTCCAGAGCAATGTGTTTCTTAG